The Saprospiraceae bacterium genome includes the window GCCAATGGCTGTTAGGCCTATAACAATGGTAAAGTCTTCATTCCAGGCAAAGTGTTCTGTCCATTGTTGTTGGCGGGGATGAAATAGTGGCGTAATCTTTCCTGTCAGAGGATCAATGGCCTCTTTATGATTGTATTTACGGTTATTACAGCCTTGACAGGCAAAAGCGAGATTATCGGATTCACTTGATCCATTTTTGGAAGTGGGGATAATATGTTCAACAGAAAAAGGATCAGGCGAAAAGCAGTTTTGTGATTGACAATACTCACAACAACTATGAGCACGTAATTCAACTTCCTGCTTTAGGGCAGCGGG containing:
- a CDS encoding HNH endonuclease signature motif containing protein: MPAIPAALKQEVELRAHSCCEYCQSQNCFSPDPFSVEHIIPTSKNGSSESDNLAFACQGCNNRKYNHKEAIDPLTGKITPLFHPRQQQWTEHFAWNEDFTIVIGLTAIGRATIERLKMNRKGVVNLRSVLHPIGKHPLSNL